In Myripristis murdjan chromosome 5, fMyrMur1.1, whole genome shotgun sequence, the genomic stretch CGGTTCTTGTCCAATGCAGCTTTAAGTTACAGAAAACAACCACTggactgaaaatgtaaatgtgaatgcGTGAAAAAACACACCGTGCTTCTGATATTTCTCAAAGTTTTGTCATGTTCACTCCGCAGATACATGGTTGATGCAGCGGATCGAGAAAAAGTGGAGGCATCGAGAAATGAGCTTCATAATTTATTAGACAAACCTCAGTTGCAAGGAATTCCTGTAAGTCTTCCAGTTTCAAATTGACAGAACAATTTGTGGTTTTCTCCTCCAAAACGCAGCAGCGTTTGTGGGCTCCACCTGTGATTAATGCGCCGGAGCTGCAGATGTCTTTGCTCTTCTACTTTTAACTGTTATGTGTTTTTCAGGTTTTGGTGCTTGGTAACAAAAGAGATCTCCCCAGTGCTCTAGATGAAAAGCAGCTCATTGAGAAAATGTGAGTCCACCGCTGTCCAGTTCAGATTTATGACGCTCTGCTCTGACTGTTGTTCTTCCCAGTGAGATTGTACTGCTGACAACTCTGAATACTTTAGAAACAGTTTCACACAGTTTATGCTTCCTCACAAATCTGCATCTGAATTCTACAGACACTTCCTTGAACCGCACCTCAAGGTCCTTCCTTCATTGTAATTTAGTTTCAGAGAGACAAATCTCAAATGATGTAACTGAGGATACTTCTCGACttgaaacaatttattttttcatttctattatTTTATAGAACTGTAAGTATAAAAATTCACTATGACGTTATTGGTTTTTGTGAATAgaacagtgatttaaaaaaagcataatCTAATCCaccacaaaatgtgaaaaaatcaaGGGGGTTAACAACTTTTAAGGCCTTGTATTTCTGAGTTTGAGTGAGTCATTAAATACTGGTTACTAGATTATTTGTATTGCAAAGAGATCTTCCTTTTTTAGTTCCACATCAGTAGGAAACAAATCATgccatgtatgaaaaaaaagaaacctgaaAGACTTGCTTATAACCTTTTTTTGTCTGTGGATGTACATACAGCAGTTCCTCTTTATGCTTAGCTCCTTCGTTGTACGACGCCAAAACCACAGGGGATATTAGGTATATTATTTATGGCAATGCAAATTCTTTGTATTTAGTTGTTTGTATACCTCTTTCCTGCCTTTTATAGGAACCTGGCAGCTATTCAAGACAGAGAGATATGCTGCTACTCTATTTCTTGCAAAGAGAAAGACAACATTGGTGAGTTACAGTGGGGGATGACAGTATCATTTGCCACTCTTAATGTTTGGCAGTGTTTCTAATTATCTGGATtttaattattcttttttttttctgtcagtgtaaACATCCCAATTTAAGTTGCTACTAAATCGGAGCTTCCCGAACTGATTCTCACTCTGACCCGTCCCGTCTCTTTGATTGCAGATATCACACTTCAGTGGCTCATCCAGCACTCAAAGTCACGGAGAAGCTGAAAATGCAGGAATCGTCTCACGCCTGTGTCTGCCATGTTACTGTCATGCCACACCCTCATCGCCCTCTGATGATGTACAGTTGTCTCTCCGACTCACATGCTGCACCGTTTGGCTCATctcaccctgtttttttttttttttttttttaattcaactttgtgtttctttcacaAACCCCTGAGAATGCACTACTAAAAGGTTTAAATACCGAAACCAAACGTAAGGAATCGTGTAATTGGCATCACGCCCCCTTGGAAAGCTCCTCTTGAGCTTGAATTAAGAACCAAATTTCCTGATCTGCTTACCCAGTTGATCCCATCCAGTGGTTTTATAACACTAGTCTTGGGTATACAAAAAATCCCTCAGGAAGGATGGCTTTGTCTGTCAAACAGGCCTCTGAAATCATGAGAAACGGTCCTCACACAGTCAAATACAACACCAGGTAAAGGTTTATGTGGACATGCAGACTTCCCCCCAAATCTCTGTCATGCTCAGCTGCTGAAATAGCGACTTCGGTTAAAAGTCATCCTTTGCCAAATGAAATGGTTTCTTTCAAGGACAATTTCTGTTATTTTAGCAAAGAGTGCATTAACATTAAAGCAAGTAGAGCTAAGCAGGTATGTACAAATATCGAGCTGGTATGATTTTTACCAATGTGAGATGTGAGTGTATGATTCTATTTAAAGTttgaatgtacaaaaaaaaaaaaaggtacagcTGTAGCGGGGCTGTGTGGTCTGTATTGGCCTGTTGTTTGTAATTCGTCTCAGTGGAACCATGTCCTTTGTGCTGCCTCCAAGCCGAGAGCGTGGCAGAATTTAAAGTGCCTTGTGCAATATCTCTCACCTCTGACGCAAAGCAGCATGCAAGGTGTGCCTACCTGAGCAGAGTCAGAAAAACACCACTCGGAGCATTattcaagaaataaaaaaggcatGCTTTTTAAGTTACATGTtgtgctgttatttatttatttattttattcctacAAACACAGTAGTAGCTATTGAAATATAATACACCCTTCATACAGGCATAAGGATAAGTGAAAGAGTGATGTTCAGATATTGGAGAAGACAACCTGACTAACTtgaatgcaaaatatatatttgcacTGTTCCTTTGGTGCTTTAGTAACACTTGTAGTTGTGCAATTGAGCCTTTCCGCTTGCCAGGGGATTTGAAAGCCCTGTTAAACATAGCTATTCTCAccgaaaagaaagacaaaaaaatagcaGTTGCCGCATCCTTTTGGTTTTGAGGTCCCACTGTTTCATATTTGTGGCTGTTTGCTATTGGCGTACAAGTTAAATTACTCGACAGACGTCAGTAATGCCACGATGTCCAAATAAAACCTAATCACAAGATTGACAGCCTTGTGGCCAATCACCGGAGGATCCCGGCTTCTCCGTTTCATGACGACACGGCGGAAGAGCCAATCAGACCTCAACATCTGGGAGGGGCTGGTTTGTTGACAGGAAGCGTGTACGGCAGTagcatcagtcagtcagcaacGTCTGACTGCCTAGCTTAACTTCACAAATAGCAAGTTTTATACCACTTAACCCCCCTCGCAGAAGAGTTGCGGGACTAAATTATGCGTTTTAAGACCGAACCGAGGCAAAGATGCAATGGAGGTCAATAGTAGTTGGCCTGGTCGTGCTAAGACTTTCCCTCAGCTGTGTCTTGTGGCTAGCCTTTGGACTGGGACCTAACGTTAGCTGGGGGTTCAACTTCCATCTTAATTTCAATTTGCACAAATTAGACTTAGCGTTGTTCAAGGAGGACAAAGGGAGCGAGACGAAGGCTAACTCCTGGTCTCAGAGAAGCCAGGGCCGTAAGTATGAGGAGTCCCGGAGCACCTGTTCAAAGATTAGAGAGGAGTCCCCCCACAGGTCCTACCTCAGCCTCTTTGATGGCAACAAGGACGAGTACGTCAGGAGGTACAGCTCCTTCCCTGACGCGCTTAAGGCGAAAATGAAGGACATGGCCAGGGAAATGTTCTATTTTGGATATGACAATTACATGAAATATGCCTTCCCGGACGACGAGCTGAATCCCATTGACTGCGAAGGGAGGGGACCTGACATCCTTAACCCGTGAGTCATCACAGCCGCCCAGACTACCTGACAGACACCTGCTGCCTTCATCTCCatgtgcagtacagtgcagtataATGCAATATAATGCAGTATAATGTATACAGTACACAATGCTGACTGAGCTCAGCGACTTCACCCTTTTAACTGTGCAGCTAGTGTTATTTACATAGGTGACATGAGGAGTTTGTAAACAAATTAGCTAGTGTATCCCTGCTGCTCAGTGGTGAGTGGATGCCAAACTGGGGCCATGGACCTCTAAGGGGCCCTCGACAAGTTGCAGGGGGCCCCAAGCCAAATGAGGGCTGGTTCACTGCCACTGTGGTTTCATTTAGGGCTGCATAATATGGACAACATTTCATACCTCAATATTTCTATAGCATTATGGTATATGATAtgactgtgggttcacacttatttgaaattttgaaaagtgtagcaacagagaaaatgaagtaTCCTCCATTAACAGCATTATAATGCCAAATGGACATAGTAAGTGCAGTCGCTTTATAAGAGCAGACTAATCATTGTCTtaggctgcattaaaaaaaaaaaaaaaaaaaaattcaaacattttgctCCACCCTCTTTTTCAACACAATGCATCAACAATATTTTGAGTGTAACAATACTGAAAATTGAGCTTTCTTCTAAAAACAGAATGGTAGtaccaactggatgtagaaaatgcagtcaCTTCACAAAATATCTTATTTGATCAGATCAGACCAATTCACTGTCTTGGGTTAACAGTAACCCTAAATTTATCCTCCATATTGTTAACTTTTTAAATATTAGCATTGCAtttgttcatatctagataacagtatgataacaatatatcattcagccctagtTTCAT encodes the following:
- the arl8ba gene encoding ADP-ribosylation factor-like protein 8B-A, which encodes MLALINRLLDWFKSLFWKEEMELTLVGLQYSGKTTFVNVIASGQFSEDMIPTVGFNMRKVTKGNVTIKIWDIGGQPRFRSMWERYCRGVNAIVYMVDAADREKVEASRNELHNLLDKPQLQGIPVLVLGNKRDLPSALDEKQLIEKMNLAAIQDREICCYSISCKEKDNIDITLQWLIQHSKSRRS